In the genome of Monodelphis domestica isolate mMonDom1 chromosome 2, mMonDom1.pri, whole genome shotgun sequence, one region contains:
- the T2R29 gene encoding bitter taste receptor Modo-T2R29 produces the protein MPNSGETISIVLVTGEFLLGILVNGFIAMVNSTDWVRSKKLLTSDIILVSLAISRIGLVSIITWKSYLVMNDIYVFIFDGVLRTIDIFLVLTHSSSIWFGTVLSIFYFLKIAKFSNPFFLWMKWRIDRMIYMLLGGPLIVYLFILFSVMKTMYCYSSSFLFSNKKGNDSQEFQVNEPLFIIFQLFFGFLSFIPFTLTLFSFSLLILSLWRHTRQMQLNATGSRDPKIEAHVRAMKAVSSFILLFLLYYIGLCFNYGSYLTNSKVFFLLSMSVMLLYPLGHSLILILWNSKLKKVALRVWWKMRCYQKGNHL, from the coding sequence ATGCCAAATAGTGGGGAAACCATCTCAATTGTTCTGGTAACTGGTGAATTTCTATTGGGCATTCTGGTGAATGGATTTATAGCAATGGTGAACAGTACCGACTGGGTCAGGAGCAAGAAACTGTTAACAAGTGACATCATCCTGGTCAGCCTGGCTATCTCCAGAATTGGACTTGTGAGTATTATAACGTGGAAGAGCTATTTGGTTATGAATGATATTTATGTATTCATCTTCGATGGAGTTTTAAGAACAATTGATATCTTCTTGGTACTGACTCATAGTTCAAGTATTTGGTTTGGCACTGTCCTCagcattttctatttcttaaagaTTGCTAAATTCTCTAATCCCTTCTTCCTCTGGATGAAATGGAGAATTGACAGGATGATCTACATGCTTCTTGGAGGGCCTTTGATAGTTTATTTGTTCATTCTCTTTTCAGTGATGAAGACAATGTATTGCTACAGTAGCAGTTTCCTTTTTAgcaataaaaagggaaatgattccCAGGAGTTCCAAGTGAATGAACCTTTGTTCATCATATTCCAGCTTTTCTTCGGTTTTCTGAGTTTTATCCCTTTTACTCTGACattattctcattctctctaCTCATTCTCTCCCTGTGGAGGCATACTCGTCAGATGCAACTCAATGCCACGGGTTCCAGAGACCCTAAAATAGAGGCCCATGTCCGAGCCATGAAAGCTGTGTCTTCCTTCATCCTCCTCTTTTTATTGTACTATATAGGTTTATGTTTCAACTACGGGAGCTACCTGACAAATAGTAAGGTGTTTTTCCTGCTGAGTATGTCAGTCATGTTGCTCTATCCCCTTGGTCACTCACTGATCCTGATTCTGTGGAACAGCAAGTTGAAGAAGGTTGCCCTGAGGGTATGGTGGAAGATGAGGTGCTACCAGAAAGGAAATCATTTGTAA